From the genome of Longimicrobium sp.:
CACGCTCGGTGACCACCAGCTCCGCGCCCGAGTCGCCGAGCAGGAAGGACAGCCGCTCCGCCGGGTGGGTGGGATCGAGCGGCAGGTAGACGCCGCCCGCCTTCCACACGGCCAGCGGCGCCACGAGCACACCCGGGCCGCGCTCCAGGCACACGGCGACCGTCGTCCCGACACCCACGCCGAGGGCGCGCAGGCGCCGGGCGAGGCGCTCGGTCCGCTCGTCCAGCTCGGCGTAGGTGAGCGACTCCCCCTCGAACAGGATGGCCGCGGCCTCCGGCGTGCGGGCGGCCTGCGCTGCGAAGAGCAGGTGCACCGGGACGCCGCCCGTGTCCTCGCGGGCGGGACCGCTCCCGTACGCCAGGAGCGTCCGCGCCTCCTCCGCGGGCAGAATCGCCAGGCGCGACAGACGCTCCTCCGGCGCAGTGCAGACGGCGCCAAGAAGGGTCTGGTACTGCGCCGCGAAGCGCTCGATGGTGGCGGCGTCGAACAGGTCGGTCCGGAAGCGCAGGCTCCCGACCAGCTCCTCGCCCACCTCGTGGAGGTCCAGCTCCAGGTCGAAGCGCACCGTCCGGATCTCGCCCCCGAACGGCTCCAGCCGAAGCCCGGCGGTGCCGGCCCCCTGGCCGGCGTCCACGTTCTGGAGCGCGAACATCACCTGGAAGAGCGGCGTGTGCGACAGGCCCCGCTCCGGAGCGACCTCCTCCACCAGCCGCTCGAAGGGCAGCTCCTGGTGGGCGTACGCCCCCAGCGCCGTCTCCCGCACGCGGCGCACGAGCTCCTGGAACGACCGGTCGCCGGAAAGATCGATGCGCAGCGCGAGCGTGTTGACGAAGAAGCCGATCAGCCCCTCCGTCCCCACCTGCGTGCGTCCCGCGATCGGCGAGCCGACGACCAGGTCCTCCTGCCCCGACCAGCGCGAGAGCAGCAGGTCGAGGGCAGCGTGCGTCACCATGTAGAGCGTGGCCCCTTCCCGCCGGGCGAGGGAGCGGAGCCCGCGGGTGACGTCTGCGGGAAGGCGGAACCCATGCGAAGCGCCGCGCGAGCTCGCCACCGCGGGGCGCGGGCGGTCGGTCGGGAGCTCCAGCACGGGGGGCGCGCCGCCCAGCCGCTCCCGCCACCAGGCGAGCTGACGGCGGAGCACCTCGCCCTGTAGCCAGCCGCGCTGCCACACGGCGAAGTCCGCGTACTGCACCGCCAGCGGCGGCAGCGGCGATGCCGATTCGTAGAGGGTGAACAGCTCGCGGAAGAGCACGCCCATGCTCCAACCGTCGCTGATGATATGGTGCATGCACAGGAGGAGGACGTGCTCCTCGTCCGCGAGCCGCACCAGCGTCGCGCGCAGCAGCGGACCGCGCTCCAAGTCGAAGGGGCGCTCCGCGTCCTCCTGCGCCAGGCGGCGCGCCTCCTGCTCGCGCGCCTGCGGCGCGAGTCCGGTGAGGTCCAGCACGGGCAGGTGCGCGGGCGCGGCCGGGTGCACGACCTGCACGGCGCCCTGCTCCACCGGGCGGAACGTGGTGCGCAGCGCCTCGTGCCGCTCCGTCAACGCGCCCAGCGCCCGCTCCAGGGCGCTCACGTCGAGGCTCCCCCGCAGCCGGCGCGACCGGGGCATGTTATAGCCGGCGCCCTCCGGCTCCATCTGGTGCAGGAACCAGAGCCGCTCCTGCGCGAAGGACAGCGGCAGCGGCGCCTCCCGGGGAACGGGAGTCAGCGGTGGGAGGGCGGCACCCTCGCCCGCGCGCCGCATCTCCTCCACGCGCCCGGCCAGCTCCGACACCGTGGGTCCCTCGAAGAGCGCCCGCAGCGGCACCTCCACCCCGAACACCTCGCGGATGCGCGAGACCACCCGCGTAGCCAGCAGCGAGTGTCCGCCCAGATCGAAGAAGCTCTCCTGGACTCCCACCCGCTCCAGGCGTAGCACCTCCGCCCAGATCTCGGCCAGCACCTCCTCCACGGGGGTACGCGGCGCCACGTACCGGTCCGCGTCGGCCGCGTACTCCGGCGCCGGCAGCGCCTTTCGGTCCAGCTTCCCGTTCGGAGTCAGCGGCAACCGGTTCAGGGCGACGAACGCGCCAGGTACCATGTAGTCCGGCAGGATACGGCGCACGTGCGCGCGCAGCGCGTCCGTCTCCACGTCGCCCACCACGTACGCCACCACCCGCTTCTCGCCCGCGTCCTCGCGCGCCAGGACCGCGCACTCGCGCACGCCCTCGTGCTCCAGCAGCGCCGTCTCGATCTCGCCCGGCTCGATGCGGAAGCCGCGGACCTTCACCTGGAAGTCCGTGCGGCCGATGAAGTCGATCTCCCCCTCTGCCGTCCAGCGCACGCGGTCGCCGGTGGCGTACATCCGTGCGCCCGGGGTCCGCGAGAAGGGGTCGGGGAGAAAGCGCTCCGCCGTTATCCCCGGGCGCCCCAGGTAGCCGCGCGCCACCTGCGCGCCGCCCACGAACAGCTCGCCCGGCACCTTGTGCGGCATGGGGTTGCCGTAGCCGTCCAGCACGTACGCCGTCGTGTTGCCGACCGGCCGCCCGATCGGCGGCAGCCCGTCGCCCTCCGCCGCGACGGCGCCGCTGGTGGCGACGACGGTGTTCTCCGTCGGCCCGTAGTTGTTGACCAGGCGGAAGGGGAGCGACGCGGCCGGGCGCGAGCGCAGCCGGTCGCCGCCGACGAGCATCGTCCGCAGCGGCGCGTCCGCGGGCCACGGGAGCGGCAGCACGCTCTCCGCCAGCGGCGTGGGGAGAAAGCCGATCGTGATCCCCCGCTGGACGAGCCAGTCGAGCAGCTCCGCGGGGGCGGTGCGCAGCTCCTCCCGCGGCACGTGCAGGCTGGCGCCGCGCGCCAGGTACGGCCACGTCTCCCACGCGCTGGCGTCGAAGCCCACCCCCGCCACCAGCGTCGCGCGGTCCGCCGCCGTCACGCCGAACTCCGCCGCGTGCCAGCCGCAGAGGTTGGCCAGCGCGCGGTGCTCCACCATCACCCCCTTGGGCTTGCCGGTGGAGCCGGAGGTGTAAATGACGTACGCCAGGTCCGCCCCGTTCACCCGCTGCCGCGGCCGCTCGGGCGACGCGTGCTCGGAGATGCGCGCGAGGCGATCCACTGCCAGCAGCGAGACGCCGAAGCCGGAGACCCGCTCCTTGAGCGCCATCTGCGCGACGAGGACGGGCGCGCCCGTGTCCTGCAGCATGAAGGCGATGCGGTCCGCGGGGTACGCGGGGTCCACCGGCACGTACGCCGCGCCCGCCTTCAGCACGCCGAGCAGCGCCGCGGCCAGCTCCGGCGAGCGCTCCATGCACACCGCGATGCGGTCTCCCCGCTGCACCCCGCGCGCGATCAGCGCGTTGGCGATGCGGTTGGCGCCGCGGTCCAGCTCCCCGTACGACAGGCGGAATCCATCCGCCGAGACCGCCACGGCGTCTGGCGCCGCGTCCACCCGCGCCTCCACCAGGCGGTGCACCGGCGCGTCCACGCGGTAGTCCGCCGCCGTCGCGTTCCATCCCTCCACCACCCGCGCCCGCTCCTCGTCCGCCAGCAGCGGCAGCGCGGAAACGCGGGCCTGCGGGTCCGCGAGCATGGCGCGAAGGATGGAGCGGTAGTGCTTCTCCATCCGCACCACCGTCTCCGCCTCGAAGAGGTCGGTGGCGTACTCCCACAGCATGGTCACCTCGTCGTCCGCCCCGGCCTGCTGGCTGCCGCGGGGGATGCAGATGACCTGCAGGTCGAACTTGGCGGATTCGTTGCTCAGCGCTTCGGTCACGCCCATCCGCACCCCCGGCAGGTCGAACGGGGGGTACGGCGCGTCGTGGAAGCTGAACGCCGTCTGGTAGATGGGGAGGTGGCTCAGCCGCCGCTCCGGCTGCACCGCCTCCACCACCTCGCCGAAGGGCGCCTCGCGGTGCGCGTAGGCGTCGAAGGTGGTGTCGCGGACGCGGCGCAGCAGCTCGTCCACGGTGGGATCGCCGGCCAGGTCCGCCCGCAGCGCCACCGTGTTGACGATCATCCCGATCACGCACTCCGCCGCGCGCTCGTTGCGGTTGGCCACCCCGCCGCCCACGGCGAAGTCGGTGGCGCCCGTGTAGCGGTGCAGCAGCGCCTGGTAGGCGGCCAGCAGCGTCACGTAGAGGGTCACGCCGTGGCGGCGGCTGAACTCCAGCGCCTGCAGCGCCAGCGCCGGGGGCAGGCGGTAGCGCAGCGAGCGGCCGCGAAAGCTCATCTCCGCCGGGCGCGGCCGGTCCGCGGGGAGCTCCAGCACGGGCGGCACGCCGGCCAGCCGCTCCTTCCACCACGCCAGCTGCCGCGCCGCCTCGGGGGTGCGCATCCACGTGCGCTGCCACACCGCGTAGTCGGCGAACTGCACCTCGGGCGGGTCCAGCGGCGACGGGCGCCCCTCCGCGAACGCCGCGTACAGCGCCGCCAGCTCGCGCAGGAACAGGCCGAAGCTCCACCCGTCGTGGACGAAGTGGTGCTCCACCGACGCCAGCACGTGCGCGTCGTCCGCCGTGCGGTACAGCGTCCAGCGGATCAGCGGAAGCTCACCCAGGTGGAACGGCTTCATGAACTCGGCGCGCAGCAGGCGCTCCAGCTGCCCCTCGCGCGCCTGCTCCGGGATCGATCGAAGGTCGGCGACGTCCAGGCGGACGGGCCACGGCTCCCGCACCAGCTGCCGCGGCACGCCG
Proteins encoded in this window:
- a CDS encoding non-ribosomal peptide synthetase, whose amino-acid sequence is MERSSTPPYAEGTRPTHVHPWNDAARDYPRGWCVHQMVEAQARRTPGAVAVSCGARRLTYRELDARANQAAHLLRRHGVGPDVLVGVYMERTPELVAAMLGVLKAGGAYVPLDPAYPRARVRLMLADTRVRVLLTDPRLAGAVEAGDAAVVALDDRWQAPAGEPTEPVDAGVDPENLSHVIYTSGSTGTPKGVQIRHASVVTLIRWAPRALGIGEGTRVLASTSVCFDVHVAETWVPLSLGARIVLVPNALHLASLPADERVEVASMVPSAAAELLRMGGIPASVRSLNLGGEPLRNELAQDLYRALPELRQVVNLYGPTEDTTYSTYAVPPRGTERTMPVGWPVADTRLYILDDQLRPVADGETGEIWIAGGGLSRGYLRRPAATAEKFVPDPFTPVPGARMYRTGDLGRGGGDGQVDCLGRTDHQVKVRGYRVELGEVEDALRRHPAVADAVATVREDAPGDRVLVGYVVAEAGEAPRAELKAFLRDRLPEYMVPTFVVALGELPRLPNGKVDRGALPAPAVDAERAYVAPRTPAEDAVCRVWQEVLGVDRVGVEDDFFDLGGHSLRATQVVSRLRHAFGAQLAPFAVFELRTPAELARAVERGGAAHDGVPALVPAHRDQPIPLSFSQQAIWFFQELSPGMRSYNFQAAIRFQGRLDVPALQAALGEIVRRHEIFRTVFRAVDGVPRQLVREPWPVRLDVADLRSIPEQAREGQLERLLRAEFMKPFHLGELPLIRWTLYRTADDAHVLASVEHHFVHDGWSFGLFLRELAALYAAFAEGRPSPLDPPEVQFADYAVWQRTWMRTPEAARQLAWWKERLAGVPPVLELPADRPRPAEMSFRGRSLRYRLPPALALQALEFSRRHGVTLYVTLLAAYQALLHRYTGATDFAVGGGVANRNERAAECVIGMIVNTVALRADLAGDPTVDELLRRVRDTTFDAYAHREAPFGEVVEAVQPERRLSHLPIYQTAFSFHDAPYPPFDLPGVRMGVTEALSNESAKFDLQVICIPRGSQQAGADDEVTMLWEYATDLFEAETVVRMEKHYRSILRAMLADPQARVSALPLLADEERARVVEGWNATAADYRVDAPVHRLVEARVDAAPDAVAVSADGFRLSYGELDRGANRIANALIARGVQRGDRIAVCMERSPELAAALLGVLKAGAAYVPVDPAYPADRIAFMLQDTGAPVLVAQMALKERVSGFGVSLLAVDRLARISEHASPERPRQRVNGADLAYVIYTSGSTGKPKGVMVEHRALANLCGWHAAEFGVTAADRATLVAGVGFDASAWETWPYLARGASLHVPREELRTAPAELLDWLVQRGITIGFLPTPLAESVLPLPWPADAPLRTMLVGGDRLRSRPAASLPFRLVNNYGPTENTVVATSGAVAAEGDGLPPIGRPVGNTTAYVLDGYGNPMPHKVPGELFVGGAQVARGYLGRPGITAERFLPDPFSRTPGARMYATGDRVRWTAEGEIDFIGRTDFQVKVRGFRIEPGEIETALLEHEGVRECAVLAREDAGEKRVVAYVVGDVETDALRAHVRRILPDYMVPGAFVALNRLPLTPNGKLDRKALPAPEYAADADRYVAPRTPVEEVLAEIWAEVLRLERVGVQESFFDLGGHSLLATRVVSRIREVFGVEVPLRALFEGPTVSELAGRVEEMRRAGEGAALPPLTPVPREAPLPLSFAQERLWFLHQMEPEGAGYNMPRSRRLRGSLDVSALERALGALTERHEALRTTFRPVEQGAVQVVHPAAPAHLPVLDLTGLAPQAREQEARRLAQEDAERPFDLERGPLLRATLVRLADEEHVLLLCMHHIISDGWSMGVLFRELFTLYESASPLPPLAVQYADFAVWQRGWLQGEVLRRQLAWWRERLGGAPPVLELPTDRPRPAVASSRGASHGFRLPADVTRGLRSLARREGATLYMVTHAALDLLLSRWSGQEDLVVGSPIAGRTQVGTEGLIGFFVNTLALRIDLSGDRSFQELVRRVRETALGAYAHQELPFERLVEEVAPERGLSHTPLFQVMFALQNVDAGQGAGTAGLRLEPFGGEIRTVRFDLELDLHEVGEELVGSLRFRTDLFDAATIERFAAQYQTLLGAVCTAPEERLSRLAILPAEEARTLLAYGSGPAREDTGGVPVHLLFAAQAARTPEAAAILFEGESLTYAELDERTERLARRLRALGVGVGTTVAVCLERGPGVLVAPLAVWKAGGVYLPLDPTHPAERLSFLLGDSGAELVVTERALAGLLPEREVEVVLLDGIPTLQGRGGAEGGGAATADVLPGDLAYLIYTSGSTGTPKAVMVEHAQLTHTLRASLETLGFAPGDVVAALASTSFDISLLELVT